The following is a genomic window from Candidatus Diapherotrites archaeon.
CTTACTGCAATAGCATTCCTTTTCGCAATACAATTATACCAGCCGGCTCCATTCTACTTCTTTGACGAGGCAGACGCTGCACTAGACAAAGCCAATTCAGTCAAATTAGCAAGAATGATAAGGCAGATATGCTCTGAAAGCCAGTTCATTGCAATAACCCACAATGACGTCCTAATAAAAGAATCAGACCAAATAATAGGCGTTGCATTGAACGAAAACAACACTTCAGTCATAGGACTAAAATTAAGGGAAGAATACGAAAAAAAAATAAAAGAAAACAATTCTCCAGAAAAAAAACAGCAAGCAATACAAATTGCCTGAAATCATTTCTTCTTTTTAGTTTTCTTTCCGTTGGACTTTCTCTTGGGTTTAGGTTTTGATTTGGGGGTTTGCTCTGCCTTTATTTCTTCTTTTTCTAATTTACTTAAATCAATTTTGGGTTCTTCGTCTTTCTTCAGTTCCCTTTCTTCCTTTCTCTCTTCTTTTAGGAGCTGGGATTTCTCTTTCGTGTAGGAATCCATTCTCTTCTTGTACTCCTGCTCTGAAATTAAGCCTCTGCCATAAAGCCTTTTCAGGCCTGCAAGGCTTCTGTCCTTTGCCTTCAGTTCCTCCCTGAACCTGTCAATGTCAATCAAGTGAGTGGACTTGGATTTAAGAGAGCCTTCAACTAATTCCAATTCCTTCTTGTACTCAGAGCTCAGCTCAGAGTGCTTTTCCTGTGAAATCCTTCCTGAAGCAAGGGCTTCATCCAATCTCAATTGAAGTTTCTTGATTCTTTCAGCCTGGTACTTGGGCTTAACAGAATAATTCAGGTAATTGCTGTACAGCAGGAGGATCACAAAAACAATTAATGCGACGATCACAGTCCCCATAATTAAATTGAAGAGAGCTTGCTGGTTATCTGAAGGGGTTAAATTAACATTTAAAATATTCCCTCCTTGCCCCTTTATGTATTGGGACTCACTGAAGGTGCCATAATAAGAGTAAATGTCTGTTGCTGAATCATACAATGCCTCTGAGAGATAAGCAAGGCTCAAGCCGTTCTTTAATTTTTCTTTTGCAACTATTACCTGCCCGTCCTTCTGATAGAAGTATGCTGCATCAAGGAAGTATCTTGCGTGAGCAACGTAAAGTCTGCTCCAGCCGAAGACCTTCTTTGAGCTTGAATTCTTTTTAATTGAAGATTCAATTGAATTTATTTTTTCTTGGAGCATTGAATGAAGGGCATTAAAGTCTTTGTCTTTTGAGTCTAATTCAGCGTTAATTAATGCAACAGAAGAGCTTGAATCAAAGAGTTCAGCCAGAAACCATTTCAGTTCTTCCTCTTTTTTTGCTGCCTCAAGCCTTCTCTGAATGTCTTTAATGTCCTCTGAATCTAATACCTTGATGCCGTTCTCTGCATTAACCAAGTAATTGTCTGATGCCCCTTTAAAGTGGTCGTCAGGCTTTACCATTGCAGTAGAGTTCTTTGCTATCTCATAAAAGCTTTTTGAAGCCTTATACCAGCTTACAGCGAACTCGTAGTCCTGAATGTCTTCCAGGGCAGTAGAATTAGTTGTTGACCCTTCCCTAATATCAACTACAATTGTTGTTTTGGGCTGCTGCAATTTCTCCAAATTCAACTGGCTCCAAGCAAGCCTTTCCTGTGCTGCAATATACCAGTCTAACTGATCAATAGGAACAAAAGAGTCAAGGTTTGCCTTCAAATTGGTTATATCATTGCCTAATTCCTCAAGCCTTCTCTTAAACAAGGTTGAACTATCATCCAAAAGAGAAGGGTTATCAGAAACATCTTTTACAAGAGAAGCATAAACATTCGCAAGGAAGGCATTGTTTGCAGCAGAGTAAAGGTAATTATTATCATAAAGGCTTTGTGTTTCCTTTAAAGTGCTTTCAGCTGAATTCAGCATGCTTAACAGGAAATTTATTTGGGCCTGATCTGAAAGCCTTGTGTTTGAGAGTGAAGCCTTTGCTTCATTTATTCTTTCCTTTGTTTCCTCAATCATTTCTTTTGTAAGTGACTGCATTGGATAAAGGCTTGAATCAAGAGGGATAGGCTTTGGCTCAAAGATTTCTTCAGGCCCTGCAGAGCCCTTGTTGACGTCAATCTGCTCTATTGGAGTGAAAGCAAGTTTAAGCACTTCATCAATGCCCTGAACTTCAACTACCTTCAGAGTCCATTCCTGAATAGCATAATCAACCAAATTAATGTTTTTTACTGTGCTGTCTGTTTTGATCATCTGTTTTGCTGAGCCTTTAGGAATCATGAAAAGCCTTATTCCTGTCCTGGCCGCCTCCTTTGATTTTTCAAAGACTCCTGCAACGCTGCCTACAGTGCCGTCCTCTGAGATCGTGCCAGTAATTCCAACCCTTGCATCCAATTTCTTGTCTTCAAGCATTGAAATTGTAAGCAGTGCCATTGCTGCTCCAGCGCTAGGGCCTTCAACCATTGAGGCATCAGAATTAATGTCAAACTTGTAATCGTAATCTTCAATTTTGCTGTAATAATTTCTTGCAAGCTTTAATGCAGTCCTTTCAGCGCTTTGAGTGGTAGTTCCAACCAAAGGGTTTACTGAAGACCAGATCTTTCCTGTTCCGGGCTCAATTGTAAGCGTTAAGTCAGCAGAGATTGCTCCTCCATCCCCTGTCACAGCAAAAATCTTCATTGAGCCATTGGTGATTACAGCAGAAACATTAAAAGAGAACAGAATTAAAAGAACGAAAACCAAAAAAAACTTCTTCATACAAGTAGCAATTAATCCACAAAAAGAAATTTAAATTAATTCTTTTGGTTAGAAGAAAAAGAAATTAAAACAAAAAAAAGGAAAGAAGGATTCAGCCGAATAATGCTCCTAGTCCGGCTGCTGCTTCTTCTTCGGTTTTGGCTTCTTCTTTCTTTTCTTCCTTTTTTTCTGCCTTGGCTTCTTGTGCTGGAGGTTGAGCTGGAGCAGAAACTGAAGGCATTATTGAAGCGCTCTTTATTGCCTCGTCAATGTTGACTTCCTTCAGTGAAGCAATCAAAGCCTTAACCCTTGCAGGGTCGGCTTTAATTCCTGCGGCTTCAAGGACTGAAGTAACATTTTTTTCGTCAATGCTTTTCTTTGCTGAGTGAAGCAGCATTGCAGCATAAACGTATTCCATTTTTTTCACCTCTTTAATTTTTTTTAATTCATTTTTATTTTAATAAAAATTTTCACTCCTTGATTTTCTCCTTTAACAATTTTGCCTCAATGTCTGCCTTCTTGATGAATTCATTTACTGTTTCCTCGTTGTAAATTCCGGCGTTCAGTGAAAGGCTCAAGGAATCAATGAAGGCCTTGAAAAGCAAGTGCTTTACTGTTTCGCCTGTAATATAATAGGAATTCAATGCCAGGTTCAATGCATTCAAGTGCGCCTGCCTGAATTCCCCGAAAACCTTTGCTTCATCTATGTCTAATACTCCGGCCTTGAATATTTGTTTTCCTTCAAGGACCCCAATCAAATTCAATCCAACCTTTATTGGTTTAATATTCAATTTATTTAAAGTGCCAGCAGCAGGCTTTGAGACAATTGCGCCTTTCTTGCAGACAACTGTGTCCTCTGGAATCATTATTGTTGCGCCTTGAATTCTTGCATTGATTCCAGCTTGCTTTAAATCGCTTAAAGCTGGACCTGGGGGAAGGCCAGTGTCTCCTGCCGGGACAATTAAATCGAATGGGGCAATCATTCCTGCTTTTGCGCTCATGCTTCCCTTGTTTTTCTTGAGCACTGCATAAAGCTCGAAAGGATTCAATTCAGTGAAAATTACTGCAATAGAGCCAGAAATCATTTCATCCAGGCCAAGCCCTTTCACTTTGGATTCACTCAAAGCCTTTTTTACCACTCTTGCCTTTGAAACCTTTATTACTGCCTTGGGCTTAAGCAGTTTTCTTGTGTCCTGAAATAATGCAGCAGGGAAACTTGAAATGTCAGCCAATGCAATTACAGGGTATTTTTCTGCCAACTGCTTTAATTCCTCTAATTCTGCATGCTTCCACTTCTTTGTATGGCGTGTCATTGTGCTTCACCTTTCTGCACTTCGCCAACCTTTACTGGGGGGCCCATTGTCAGTTTCACAAAAACAGATTTTACGTTCTGCTTTTTTCCAGGCAGCTTTGCTTCAACTGCCTCATAAACTGAAAGAATGTTTTCAGCCAATTGCTCGTCAGGCATTTTCTCGTTGCCTACACTCAAGTGAATTACAGGCATGAATTTGCCTTTCTTGTTTGTAATCCTTGTAGTGCTCGAACTCTTTGAAACAAATTGCTGCACAGCCTTGACATCAGGCTGAACAGGCTTAGGCATCTTGCCTCTTGGAGCCAGAATTTGACCCAAAAATTTTCCTACAGTAATCATCACAGGGCCTTCAGCAAGCAATACATCAACAGAGTCAGCAAGCTCTTGGACCTGCTTTTTGTCAAGGGCCTGAATTTCGTTCTCCATTATTACCCTTTCAACAATTCCCTTCAGGGAAGAAGCAAAGCCTTTGTCGCGCACGAAAACCAGTGCCCTGACCTTTTTTGCTTCCTGGTGAGGCAATACTACCTCCAAGTCAATCCTGTTGGTGTCCTTCTTAAAGTCAATTCCCTTGAAATTGATTGTCAAGTCAACAGACTGCCTGAATTTCCTTGTCTTGCCTTTGTCGCGGGCCTTCTGCAATGCTTCTAGTACTTCCTTTTTATCCAATCGAAAACCTCCTGCAAAACTTTTGGGAAAAGTTTTATCAAAAAAACTCTCCGAGTTAGCAGTAGTAACGGATTAAAATCAAGAAAAATTTACATAATAATTATGGGGCAAGGTTTAAAAAAGAAGGAGTTAAAAAAGAATTCGCAACAACTTAATAATAAATGGAAGTTAAAGAGCCAGAATTTAAGAGGGTGAAATTAGACTTAGCCTTTTTTCTTAAAGTACTAATAATAGCAAATTTTCTGATTATTTTCTCTGTTCTTTTCTTGCATCCAATACCAGAATACCTTCTTGTTACCGACACAATAACACACATAAAATGGATTGAACTAATAAAAAAAGACTTCAAATATATTGACTACAATCATTTTGGTTCTTATCCTAAAGGATTCCATTTAATCAATGCTGCATTAAGCTTCCTGTTGCCAGTAGGAACAGCAATGGCACTCAGCACTGCAATATTTGGCGCCCTACTAATAGTCTTCTCATACAAGCTTGCTTTTCTTGTAAGCAAAAACAAAACACAAGCATTAACAACCGCATTTATTACCTCGACAATTAGTGTTGGGGTTACTTCTTCAATTTCTTCGGCAATACCCCAAACCTTTGCTTTAGCTTTAATGGTGATGACTGCATATTTTTTCCTTAAAAAGGACTGGATTAAAGGAGGCATAACATTAGGCATTTATTCAACTATTCACACTTCTTTCCCTTTAGTGATCGGGTTAATTTTAATTATTGCGTTGATAGATTTATTTAAAAGAAACAATACAGAAAACCTTTTTGTCTTAATTAAAATGATTGCTTTAATGCTGGCTTTTTTTCTTCCCTTAGTTCTCTTTCAAAATTATTATAAAATGCAACCGGCAGTGATCCTTGATTCACTGCCAAGAATTCAATTCTATGATGATATGATTTCTCCTTTAAGCCTTCTTTCAGTCACAAGTCCTTTTGGGATAATATTGTTAGCATTTATTGGGTTATATTTTTATAAAAAAAACATTTCAGAACAAAAATTTCAGTTAATGATATTATGGTTTTTAATTCCTTTAGCCTTATCACAGGCATACTGGCTCACCGACTCAGGCCTTGTGTTGTGGATTTTTCCGGCTTCAAGAATTCTCATATTCTTCTTGTTTCCAGTAGCATTCTTTTCTTCAAAAACAATTATGATGCTTAAAAGAAAGGAAATTATTTTTGCTGTAGTTTCAATAATATTCCTTATTTCAGTATCAAACTCTTTTAGTTTATACCAACAAAAACCTGCAATTGACAAATATGATTTTGAATTAATTGAACACCTAAAAAAAGATGGAAAAATAGACAAAATTATAGCTGGTGATTACGGTGCGCAAGTAATACAACTAAGCTTGAATAAAGGCGTTTCCGATCGAGATTTATGGCTTATTTTTGGGGGCTATTTAAAAACACTAATAGACGAAAACAGGGTTGATTTTGTTTTATTATACAAAAAAAAATATTCCAAAGGATATGAAGTTAAAAGAGGCGTAACAAAAGATTTTGAAAACAAGAAATGGATTTTACTTAAAATAGGGAAAGAATTAAAATTTCAGAAACCAGAAAATTTGAATTTATATTTGATAAGTTTTATTACATTTCTAAACTCTAAATATGAGAAAATAGCCATCAATAACCCTTATTTTATTGCAGTGATTGCAGAAGATTCGAAAGACATAACCTGCATGAAAATGCTGGAAGGCATTAGTATTGAAAGCTGCCCCAAAGAGGTTGATTTCATCATAAAAGGAGAGAAAAA
Proteins encoded in this region:
- a CDS encoding S16 family serine protease; its protein translation is MKKFFLVFVLLILFSFNVSAVITNGSMKIFAVTGDGGAISADLTLTIEPGTGKIWSSVNPLVGTTTQSAERTALKLARNYYSKIEDYDYKFDINSDASMVEGPSAGAAMALLTISMLEDKKLDARVGITGTISEDGTVGSVAGVFEKSKEAARTGIRLFMIPKGSAKQMIKTDSTVKNINLVDYAIQEWTLKVVEVQGIDEVLKLAFTPIEQIDVNKGSAGPEEIFEPKPIPLDSSLYPMQSLTKEMIEETKERINEAKASLSNTRLSDQAQINFLLSMLNSAESTLKETQSLYDNNYLYSAANNAFLANVYASLVKDVSDNPSLLDDSSTLFKRRLEELGNDITNLKANLDSFVPIDQLDWYIAAQERLAWSQLNLEKLQQPKTTIVVDIREGSTTNSTALEDIQDYEFAVSWYKASKSFYEIAKNSTAMVKPDDHFKGASDNYLVNAENGIKVLDSEDIKDIQRRLEAAKKEEELKWFLAELFDSSSSVALINAELDSKDKDFNALHSMLQEKINSIESSIKKNSSSKKVFGWSRLYVAHARYFLDAAYFYQKDGQVIVAKEKLKNGLSLAYLSEALYDSATDIYSYYGTFSESQYIKGQGGNILNVNLTPSDNQQALFNLIMGTVIVALIVFVILLLYSNYLNYSVKPKYQAERIKKLQLRLDEALASGRISQEKHSELSSEYKKELELVEGSLKSKSTHLIDIDRFREELKAKDRSLAGLKRLYGRGLISEQEYKKRMDSYTKEKSQLLKEERKEERELKKDEEPKIDLSKLEKEEIKAEQTPKSKPKPKRKSNGKKTKKKK
- the rpl12p gene encoding 50S ribosomal protein P1 codes for the protein MEYVYAAMLLHSAKKSIDEKNVTSVLEAAGIKADPARVKALIASLKEVNIDEAIKSASIMPSVSAPAQPPAQEAKAEKKEEKKEEAKTEEEAAAGLGALFG
- a CDS encoding 50S ribosomal protein L10 → MTRHTKKWKHAELEELKQLAEKYPVIALADISSFPAALFQDTRKLLKPKAVIKVSKARVVKKALSESKVKGLGLDEMISGSIAVIFTELNPFELYAVLKKNKGSMSAKAGMIAPFDLIVPAGDTGLPPGPALSDLKQAGINARIQGATIMIPEDTVVCKKGAIVSKPAAGTLNKLNIKPIKVGLNLIGVLEGKQIFKAGVLDIDEAKVFGEFRQAHLNALNLALNSYYITGETVKHLLFKAFIDSLSLSLNAGIYNEETVNEFIKKADIEAKLLKEKIKE
- a CDS encoding 50S ribosomal protein L1; translated protein: MDKKEVLEALQKARDKGKTRKFRQSVDLTINFKGIDFKKDTNRIDLEVVLPHQEAKKVRALVFVRDKGFASSLKGIVERVIMENEIQALDKKQVQELADSVDVLLAEGPVMITVGKFLGQILAPRGKMPKPVQPDVKAVQQFVSKSSSTTRITNKKGKFMPVIHLSVGNEKMPDEQLAENILSVYEAVEAKLPGKKQNVKSVFVKLTMGPPVKVGEVQKGEAQ